The segment CGCGCGAAGCCGATGACGCCATGCCATTGCGCGCGGCTGAGCACGGTTTTGAAGCCGGCAGGCGGTGTCGTCGGCGCGCTGTCGCCGTCCGCAAAATAGGTTGCATTCGCCCAGGTGCCGCTGACGCGCATGTAAGCGGGCGACAATGCTGCGGCGAGCTTGCGAAGGCGTGCGTTGGCAAGATCGATCGGCGGCCTGTCGCTGTAGCGATCGTGCTGCATGTGGCCTTGCGCGTAAGGTTTCCAGAAGCGGCCGCCGGTCACTTCGACCATCTCGATATTGTAGGATTGGAAGCGAGCGTCGACCGTGCCGATCATCGTCATGCGCGAAGGCGCGATCACGAGTTCACTTGCATGTGTCGCGCGACCGATCGCCGCGACAAGCAATGCGGCGCCGATCATGCGCGCGATGCGCATGCGGCGGCGTCGCGCGATCGCCGGCCTTGTATGCACGTCCTGACGCCTTCTTATGCGCGCTGCCGAAAGCGAAAGCAGCGGCCAAATCCATTAGCCGCGTTTATACGACGAATTTTTACTTCCAATTTTACTTCGCAAAATCCCGCCCATAGCCTCGCGGGCAATTGATCACATCGCAGCCGGTCAATGGCGATCGGTGCGGGCGTTCATCGTAACCAATGAGGGTTGCCATGCTTGACAGGGATAAGCGGACATCCACCTCCGATCCGGCGGGAACGGACGTGAAGTCTTCGAAAAAGCTGAGCCGGCGCACGCTGTTGAAGGGTGCTGCCGCGGTTGCGGGCGCAGCCGCCGGGTCGGACGCGATCCGCGGATTCCCGACCATCTGGGCGCAGGAGATCAAGGACATCGAGCTGCGCCATGTCGGCGTCTCCTATTCGGTGGTGAAGGCGATCGGCGACCAGGCCGCCAAGGATCTCGGCTTCAAGGTGACGATGCAGAATCTCGACACCTCCGCGGCCATCAACCGCTTCATAAGCCAGCCTAATACGGTCGACATCGCCGATCTCGAGGGCTGGCAGGCCAAGCTCGCCGCCAAGCGCAGCGTGATCCAGGGCATCGAGGTCAAGAAGATCAAGGAGTTCGACAACATCCTGCCGATCTTCACCAAGGGCGAGATCGACGGCCACAAGATCCCGCGCCAGGGCATCTCGCCCTACGAAGCGATGTACATCGCGAAGCCCGATTCAACCGATTTGAACGACGGCGTTACCGAATGGGCGACCTTCCTGCCCCAGGTCTACAACGCCGACTCGATCGGCTATCGGCCCGACCTCGTCGGCCACGAAGTCACCGAGTGGAAGGATCTGATCGATCCCAAGTTCAAGGGCAAGGCCGCAATCCTCGACGTGCCCGCGATCGGCATCATGGACGCCGCGTTGTGCTTCGAAAGTGCCGGACTGATCAAGTACGGCAACAAGGGCAACATGACCAAGGAGGAGATCGACTTCACCTGCAACAAGCTGATCGAGCTGAAGAAGCAGGGCCAGTTCCGCGCGACCTGGACCACCTTCGACCAGTCGGTGCAGCTGATGGCGGCGGGCGAGGTGATCATCCAGTCGATGTGGTCGCCGGCGGTCGCGGCCGTCCGCGTCAAGGAAATCCCCTGCGTCTATGCGCCGGTCAACGTCAAGAACGGCAAGGAAGGCTATCGCGGCTGGTGCAACGGCATGGGCCTGATGAAGCATCTTTCCGGCAAGAAGCTCGATGCGGCCTACGAATATCTCAACTGGTATCTCTCGGGCTGGCAGGGCGGTTTCGTCGCGCGCTACGGCTATTACAGCCCGGTGCCGTCGACCGCGAAGAAGTTCCTGACGCCGGCCGAATGGGCGTTCTGGTACGAGGGCCAGCCCGCGCCGGAGGTGGTCAACGATCCCTATGGCGTTGCGATGGAGAAGGCCGGCACCAAGCGTGACGGCGGCTCGTTCCTCGACCGCGTCAAGAACATCTCGTGCTGGAACACGCTGATGGACGAGGCGGCCTACATGAACAAGCGCTGGAACGACTTCAAGGTGGCCTGAAACCTGCTTTCCCTGACTTAAAGATGCACCGGCGCCGTCACGCGCCGGTGCGAAAGACCGACTTCGAGGCGTTCGCTGACATGCAGTCAAGTTCGAGTCCAGCTCAAGCTCAACCACGCGCCAATCTCGCCGGCTGGCTCTACGTCTCGCCGCTGGTCCTGGTGCTCGTGCCGTTCTTCGTGGCGCCGATCCTGGTGGTGCTGGCCGCGAGCTTCTTCGCCACCGACGGCTTTGGTGGATTGACGCCGGGCTTCACGCTCGCAAGCTATGTCGAGGTACTGCATTCGGCGCTGACGCTGAAGCTGTATCTCGCGACGATCAAGTTCACGCTGCTGACCTGGATCTTCACCCTGATCATCGGCTTCTTCGTTGCCTATTTCCTGGTGTTCCACGTCCGCAACCAGTTGCTGGCGATCGGCCTGTTTCTGTTGTGCACCGTGCCGTTCTGGACCTCCAACATCATCCGGATGATTTCCTGGATTCCGCTGCTCGGCAAGGAAGGCCTGATCAACCAGGCGCTGCTGGCGATCGGCGTGATCCATCAACCGCTGGAAGTGCTGCTGTTCTCCGACCTCGCGGTCGTCATCGCCTATGTTCACCAGCTCACGATCTTCATGATCGTGCCGATCTTCAATTCCATGGCGCGGATCGACAAGAAGCTGATCGAGGCCGCGATCGATGCCGGCGCCAGCCGTTTCGACATCATGCGCCTGATCGTGGTGCCGATGTCCAAGAGCGGCATCGCGCTCGGCACCATCTTCGTGGTCTCGATCGTGATGGGGGACTTCTTCGTGGTCAAGGTGATGTCCGGCGGCGGCTCGGCCTCGGTGGTCAGCGCGTTCTACGAGGACGTCGGCGTGCTGCAATATCCGAGCGCGGCGGCGAGCGCAGTGTTGCTGACGCTGGTTCTGGTCGCGATCGTCTCGCTGATCCTGCGCACCGTCGACATCCGGCAGGAGATCACGCAATGAGCGCGGTTCTCGCCGACATGCCGGAGACGGTGTCGCCCGCGACGACCAAGGCAATTGCGCCGAGCAAGGGCGGCCGGCCCTGGACGTTCTACGTGCTGGCGACCTTGTTTTCGCTCTATGTGATCGCGCTCTACGGGCCGATGTTCTGTATCTACATCCTGTCGTTCCAGGATATCCGCGGCGGCCTCGTGTTTCCGATGAAGGGGCACTCGCTGCACTGGTTCGTCGATCTCTTCACCCAGGTGCGGACCGGCGACGTCAAGGGCTCGTTCGACCGCTCGATCAAGCTCGCGGTCATCGTCACCATCATCACGGTGGTGGTGTCGTTTCTGGCCGGCCTCGGCTTCCGCAAGCGCTTTCGCGGTGACACGGTCGTGTTCTACATGATGATAGGCAGCCTCGTTGCGCCCGGCCTCGTGCTCGGTCTCGGCACGGGTCTCCTGTTCCAGGCGCTCGGGCTGAATGCAAGCTGGTACACGTCGGCGCTCGGCGCCCAGCTGTCCTGGACCCTGCCGTTCGGCGTGCTCGTGATGTTCGCGGTGATGTCGCGCTTCAACCATGTCTGGGAGGAGGCGGCCTATGACCTCGGCGCCAGCCGCTGGCAGTCGATCTGGTTGGTGATGATCCCGGTGCTCGCGCCCGGCCTGGTCGCAGTCGCGCTGTTCGGCTTCACGCTCTCCTACGACGAGTTCGCGCGCAGCCTTCAGACCGCGGGCTCGCTGAATACGCTGCCGCTGGAAATCTGGAGCATGACGCTGAATGTCACTTCGCCCTCGCTCTACGCGCTTGGCACGGTGACCACCATCGTCTCCTTCGTCGTCATCGGTGCAAGCCTCGGCACCATCGTGCTGATCCAGAAGAAGCGCGGCAGCCGGGTAAAGGGTTGAGCTTGGAATGAAGAACGATCGCGGCGATATCGAGCTGGCAGGCGTCTGCAAGAGCTTTGACGGCGTGACCAATGTGGTCGACGGCGTCAACCTCAAGATCGCGGACGGCGCCTATTGTTGCTTCATCGGCCCCTCCGGCTGCGGCAAGACCACCATCCTGCGCATGATCGCCGGCCACGAGGATCCGACCGCCGGTGAGATCGTGATCGGCGGCCAGAATGTCGTCGGGCTGGCGCCCGTGCAGCGGCGCACCGCGATGATGTTCCAGTCCTACGCGCTGTTCCCGCATCTGACCGTGCGCGACAACATCGCCTTCGCGCTGCGGGTGCGCGGGATGTCCAAGACGGATCGTCTGCGCGCCGCGGACGCCATGATCGAAAAAGTGCGGCTGACGCAGTTCGCCGATCGCCTGCCGGCGCAGCTCTCCGGCGGCCAGCAACAGCGCGTGGCGCTGGCGCGCGCCGCGATCACCGAGCCGCGGGTGCTGCTGCTCGACGAGCCGCTGTCGGCGCTCGACGAGCAGTTGCGCGTGCAGATGCGCCAGGAGCTCAGGCGGATGCAGCGGGAGCTCGGCATCACCTTCATCCACGTCACCCACACCCAGCTCGAGGCGATCGCGCTTGCGGACCTCGTCGTGGTGATGGAGCAGGGCAAGATTAAGCAGGCGGGCGCCGCGCGAGAGGTCTACGCCCATCCGCACGACCGCTATGTCGCCGAGTTCATGGGAGGGCAGAACGTGCTGTCGGGCCGGGTCGAGAAGGTCAACGGCGCGAGCTTCACGCTGGCGCAGGCGGCCCCCTCGGGCATCGAGGTGCCGCTCCAGGCACGGCCGACTGTCAGCGTCGGCGACAAGGTCGACATTGCCGTGCGCCGCGACGATATCGCGCTGGTCCGGCCCGGCAAGGACCTGCCGCCCGGCTATACCACGTCGCTCCCAAGCCGCGTGCTCGCGATCGAATACCAGGGCTATTTCGTCAAGGTCATGCTCGATACTGTGCCTGACGACGAGTTCGTCGCCTATGTGCCGGAAAAGACTTTCTTCGCAGATCCCTTCACTGTCGGCGATGTCGTCATGGCCACATGGGCCACCGGCAGCGCGCTTCCACTCGCCTAAAGACCCGTCGCGCACAGGAGTATGACCGTG is part of the Bradyrhizobium commune genome and harbors:
- a CDS encoding ABC transporter substrate-binding protein gives rise to the protein MLDRDKRTSTSDPAGTDVKSSKKLSRRTLLKGAAAVAGAAAGSDAIRGFPTIWAQEIKDIELRHVGVSYSVVKAIGDQAAKDLGFKVTMQNLDTSAAINRFISQPNTVDIADLEGWQAKLAAKRSVIQGIEVKKIKEFDNILPIFTKGEIDGHKIPRQGISPYEAMYIAKPDSTDLNDGVTEWATFLPQVYNADSIGYRPDLVGHEVTEWKDLIDPKFKGKAAILDVPAIGIMDAALCFESAGLIKYGNKGNMTKEEIDFTCNKLIELKKQGQFRATWTTFDQSVQLMAAGEVIIQSMWSPAVAAVRVKEIPCVYAPVNVKNGKEGYRGWCNGMGLMKHLSGKKLDAAYEYLNWYLSGWQGGFVARYGYYSPVPSTAKKFLTPAEWAFWYEGQPAPEVVNDPYGVAMEKAGTKRDGGSFLDRVKNISCWNTLMDEAAYMNKRWNDFKVA
- a CDS encoding ABC transporter permease, which encodes MQSSSSPAQAQPRANLAGWLYVSPLVLVLVPFFVAPILVVLAASFFATDGFGGLTPGFTLASYVEVLHSALTLKLYLATIKFTLLTWIFTLIIGFFVAYFLVFHVRNQLLAIGLFLLCTVPFWTSNIIRMISWIPLLGKEGLINQALLAIGVIHQPLEVLLFSDLAVVIAYVHQLTIFMIVPIFNSMARIDKKLIEAAIDAGASRFDIMRLIVVPMSKSGIALGTIFVVSIVMGDFFVVKVMSGGGSASVVSAFYEDVGVLQYPSAAASAVLLTLVLVAIVSLILRTVDIRQEITQ
- a CDS encoding ABC transporter permease translates to MSAVLADMPETVSPATTKAIAPSKGGRPWTFYVLATLFSLYVIALYGPMFCIYILSFQDIRGGLVFPMKGHSLHWFVDLFTQVRTGDVKGSFDRSIKLAVIVTIITVVVSFLAGLGFRKRFRGDTVVFYMMIGSLVAPGLVLGLGTGLLFQALGLNASWYTSALGAQLSWTLPFGVLVMFAVMSRFNHVWEEAAYDLGASRWQSIWLVMIPVLAPGLVAVALFGFTLSYDEFARSLQTAGSLNTLPLEIWSMTLNVTSPSLYALGTVTTIVSFVVIGASLGTIVLIQKKRGSRVKG
- a CDS encoding ABC transporter ATP-binding protein; amino-acid sequence: MKNDRGDIELAGVCKSFDGVTNVVDGVNLKIADGAYCCFIGPSGCGKTTILRMIAGHEDPTAGEIVIGGQNVVGLAPVQRRTAMMFQSYALFPHLTVRDNIAFALRVRGMSKTDRLRAADAMIEKVRLTQFADRLPAQLSGGQQQRVALARAAITEPRVLLLDEPLSALDEQLRVQMRQELRRMQRELGITFIHVTHTQLEAIALADLVVVMEQGKIKQAGAAREVYAHPHDRYVAEFMGGQNVLSGRVEKVNGASFTLAQAAPSGIEVPLQARPTVSVGDKVDIAVRRDDIALVRPGKDLPPGYTTSLPSRVLAIEYQGYFVKVMLDTVPDDEFVAYVPEKTFFADPFTVGDVVMATWATGSALPLA